A single region of the Negativicutes bacterium genome encodes:
- the hemW gene encoding radical SAM family heme chaperone HemW produces MKTTDRRGFSIEVKQMIGLYLHIPFCQSKCQYCDFYSIPTCRAQRERYLSALAEEAVWYARDYRLQGVVFDTLFIGGGTPSILETAELVRLFDLIEQNFSFRQDAEKSMEANPGSLTPEKISLIRRRGINRLSLGVQAFQPHLLQAMGRCHTAEEAEQTILQLKQSGLQNWSMDLIYGLPGQTLADWRETLNKALHFQPPHLSLYNLIVEEETPFGRLLAEGKLQLPEEDEQLQMMQLAAELTEKAGLQQYEISNFAVPGAECRHNLIYWHNQEYLGLGAAAYSYLDKHRFSHVADVERYSRAWRQSHQPCIAENEYTTRAIELGETVMLGLRTMQGISVLELNRRFHIDFLQYYQEAIAFCTQQGWIRKDGDRIALTSRGIPLSNQVFLRFLPDEKDFDLS; encoded by the coding sequence GTGAAAACGACTGACCGGCGCGGCTTTTCTATTGAGGTGAAGCAGATGATAGGTCTCTATCTTCATATTCCTTTTTGTCAGAGCAAGTGTCAATACTGCGATTTCTATTCGATCCCGACCTGCCGGGCGCAAAGGGAGCGCTACCTCTCTGCCTTAGCGGAGGAAGCGGTCTGGTACGCCAGGGATTACAGACTGCAAGGCGTTGTCTTTGATACGCTGTTTATCGGCGGCGGTACACCTTCGATTTTAGAAACAGCGGAATTGGTACGTTTGTTCGACTTGATTGAGCAGAATTTCAGCTTTCGCCAGGATGCGGAAAAGTCAATGGAAGCAAATCCGGGCAGCCTGACTCCGGAAAAAATCTCGCTCATCCGGCGGCGGGGGATCAATCGGTTGAGCCTGGGTGTACAGGCTTTTCAGCCGCACTTATTGCAGGCAATGGGACGCTGCCACACCGCCGAAGAAGCGGAGCAAACCATTCTGCAACTCAAACAAAGCGGTTTGCAGAACTGGAGCATGGATCTGATCTATGGGCTGCCCGGCCAGACATTGGCGGACTGGCGCGAAACACTGAACAAAGCCTTACACTTTCAGCCGCCGCATCTTTCCCTCTATAATCTGATCGTAGAAGAGGAGACGCCGTTCGGTCGTCTTCTGGCAGAAGGCAAATTGCAATTGCCGGAGGAAGATGAACAGCTGCAGATGATGCAACTGGCAGCGGAGCTGACCGAAAAGGCCGGACTGCAGCAATATGAAATTTCTAATTTTGCCGTGCCGGGCGCGGAATGCCGTCATAACCTGATTTACTGGCATAATCAAGAATATTTAGGTCTCGGCGCGGCGGCTTATTCTTATCTGGACAAACATCGATTTTCTCATGTGGCGGACGTCGAACGCTATAGCCGCGCCTGGCGGCAATCCCATCAACCGTGTATTGCTGAAAATGAATATACGACCCGTGCGATCGAATTGGGAGAGACGGTTATGCTGGGTTTGCGCACCATGCAGGGGATTTCGGTTCTCGAATTGAATCGCCGCTTTCACATTGATTTTTTACAATATTATCAGGAGGCAATCGCCTTCTGCACACAGCAAGGGTGGATCCGAAAAGATGGCGACAGAATTGCTTTAACGAGCCGCGGCATTCCGCTGAGCAATCAAGTTTTCCTGCGTTTTCTACCGGACGAAAAAGACTTTGACCTTTCCTGA
- the lepA gene encoding translation elongation factor 4: protein MNLIRNFCIVAHIDHGKSTLADRLIEATGTLSLREMEDQVLDQMDLERERGITIKLHAVRLDYKAKDGKTYQLNLIDTPGHVDFNYEVSRSLAACEGAILVVDASQGIEAQTLANCYLAMDHNLEIIPVINKIDLPSAEPERVKKQIEDVIGLDCANAVLASAKDGTGIPEILEQIVQLIPPPQGDVNGPLQAMIFDSFYDNYRGVICYIRVMQGEIKPGMKILFMATGKIYEVNDVGDFRPNLQSLPTLRAGEVGYVTATIRSVQDTRVGDTITDAENPAEQSLPGYRKATPMVYCGIYPTETSEFPNLRDALEKLQLNDASLSFEPETSAALGFGFRCGFLGLLHLEIVQERLERHSNIDIITTAPTVIYQITKTDGEVVRLDNPSMVPQPTEIEKIEEPYVRASIMAPETYIGPIMELVRDRRGIYDHMDYIDANRVELYYTLPLSEIIYDFFDQLKSRTKGYASLDYEFIGYQEADLVKMDILVSGDPVDALAVIVHKDKAVARGRAICERLRKVIPRQQFEIPIQAALGSKIVARETISAYRKDVLAKCYGGEISRKRKLLEKQKEGKKRMRMVGNVELPQEAFMAVLKIDK, encoded by the coding sequence ATGAATCTGATTCGTAATTTCTGCATTGTTGCACACATCGATCATGGCAAATCGACTCTGGCCGACCGCTTGATTGAAGCGACCGGTACGCTGTCCCTGCGCGAAATGGAAGACCAGGTATTGGATCAAATGGATTTGGAACGGGAAAGAGGCATTACCATCAAGCTGCATGCCGTGCGGCTTGACTATAAAGCCAAAGATGGCAAAACCTATCAGTTGAATCTGATTGATACACCGGGACATGTGGACTTTAATTATGAAGTCTCCCGCTCTCTGGCGGCTTGTGAAGGCGCTATTCTGGTCGTGGATGCATCGCAGGGTATCGAAGCGCAGACCTTAGCCAATTGCTATTTGGCGATGGACCATAATTTGGAGATTATACCGGTCATCAATAAAATCGATTTACCCAGTGCCGAACCGGAGCGGGTGAAAAAACAAATCGAAGATGTCATCGGTTTGGATTGTGCCAATGCGGTCCTGGCTTCAGCCAAGGATGGCACCGGTATCCCGGAAATTTTAGAACAAATCGTTCAATTGATACCTCCGCCTCAGGGGGATGTGAACGGACCGCTGCAGGCGATGATTTTTGATTCCTTCTATGATAATTATCGCGGTGTTATCTGTTACATCCGGGTGATGCAAGGGGAAATCAAACCCGGTATGAAGATTCTCTTCATGGCGACCGGTAAAATTTACGAAGTCAATGATGTCGGGGATTTCCGACCGAATCTGCAGTCTCTGCCCACGCTGCGCGCCGGGGAAGTTGGTTATGTCACGGCGACCATCCGCAGCGTGCAGGATACCCGGGTTGGTGATACGATTACCGATGCGGAAAATCCGGCGGAGCAGTCGCTGCCCGGCTACCGTAAAGCAACTCCCATGGTCTACTGCGGTATCTATCCAACCGAGACCAGCGAGTTTCCTAATTTACGGGATGCTCTGGAAAAATTGCAGCTGAATGATGCTTCGCTTAGTTTTGAACCGGAAACCTCTGCCGCCCTGGGATTTGGGTTCCGCTGTGGTTTTTTAGGTTTGCTTCATCTGGAAATTGTGCAGGAACGTTTGGAACGTCATTCCAATATCGATATCATCACCACGGCGCCGACTGTCATCTATCAAATCACGAAAACCGACGGGGAAGTGGTGCGTTTGGACAACCCTTCCATGGTACCGCAACCAACCGAAATCGAAAAGATTGAGGAACCCTATGTCAGAGCCAGTATCATGGCGCCGGAAACCTATATCGGTCCCATTATGGAATTGGTGCGCGACCGACGCGGCATTTATGATCACATGGACTATATTGATGCCAACCGGGTGGAACTTTATTATACTTTGCCGCTGTCCGAGATTATCTACGACTTTTTCGACCAATTAAAATCCCGCACCAAAGGCTATGCTTCTCTGGATTATGAATTCATCGGCTATCAGGAAGCGGATTTGGTGAAGATGGATATTTTGGTCAGCGGAGATCCGGTCGATGCTTTGGCTGTGATTGTGCATAAAGACAAAGCGGTAGCGCGCGGTCGGGCAATTTGTGAACGCTTGCGCAAAGTGATTCCGCGTCAGCAGTTTGAAATCCCAATTCAAGCGGCTTTGGGCAGTAAAATTGTCGCCAGGGAAACCATCTCCGCCTATCGTAAAGATGTATTGGCCAAATGTTACGGCGGCGAAATCAGCCGAAAACGCAAATTGCTGGAAAAGCAAAAAGAAGGCAAGAAACGAATGCGGATGGTGGGCAATGTGGAATTGCCTCAGGAAGCATTTATGGCTGTTCTAAAGATAGACAAATAA
- a CDS encoding TetR/AcrR family transcriptional regulator, translated as MPAEERSKIKNEEQLYHEALEEFAAHSYETASINEILKKSKVSKGSFYHHFEDKKQLYLSVLDQVAGIQAAFAQKRFQEIRPVGRLDFFILLKVQGRLIMDFAQIHPTEAAFLRRVRMEDTMLQDAIGLRYAVEGIDYYEHMIEQAIARGELRRDVPVELMGRLINHLMVNLQDFTLTEPVIGIPDDNSFINQLDYLLSILRSGMRR; from the coding sequence ATGCCGGCTGAAGAGAGGAGCAAAATTAAGAATGAGGAACAATTATACCACGAAGCGCTCGAAGAATTTGCGGCACACAGTTATGAAACTGCTTCGATAAACGAAATTTTAAAAAAATCAAAGGTGTCGAAAGGCAGTTTTTATCATCACTTCGAAGATAAAAAACAGCTCTATTTGAGTGTACTGGATCAAGTAGCCGGAATACAGGCTGCCTTTGCCCAGAAAAGGTTTCAGGAGATCCGCCCGGTCGGCAGGCTCGATTTTTTTATTCTCCTGAAAGTCCAGGGCAGACTGATCATGGATTTTGCCCAAATCCATCCTACCGAAGCAGCTTTCTTACGCAGAGTTCGTATGGAAGACACCATGCTGCAGGATGCGATCGGATTGAGATATGCAGTGGAAGGTATTGATTATTACGAACATATGATTGAGCAAGCGATTGCGCGCGGCGAATTGCGCCGCGACGTCCCGGTGGAATTAATGGGCAGACTGATCAATCATCTGATGGTCAACCTGCAGGATTTCACTTTGACCGAGCCGGTGATTGGTATCCCAGACGATAATAGCTTCATCAATCAACTGGATTATCTCTTGAGCATTTTGCGCAGCGGCATGCGGCGCTAG
- the rpsT gene encoding 30S ribosomal protein S20 — protein MANNKSAIKRVKITAKKTARNNIIRSKVRNSIRKFRLAITSEAENKDVILKNAISQIDKAVSKGILHKNNAARKKSRLTKRLNKATTPVA, from the coding sequence ATGGCCAACAATAAATCCGCCATCAAGCGCGTGAAAATCACCGCCAAGAAAACTGCTCGGAACAATATTATTCGTTCCAAAGTTCGAAATTCCATCCGTAAGTTCAGACTCGCTATCACAAGCGAAGCGGAGAACAAGGATGTCATTTTGAAGAATGCTATCAGCCAGATTGATAAAGCAGTTTCCAAAGGCATTTTACACAAGAACAACGCCGCCCGCAAAAAATCACGCTTAACCAAGCGACTCAACAAAGCGACCACGCCTGTTGCCTAA
- the holA gene encoding DNA polymerase III subunit delta encodes MDWRQLKNELKQGKIADLYLIYGEDYWQVQRCKQMLSALVPKEEQEYNLVTLNGSDLHLPELEEQLQVSLLGGRKLVFIENFRLLKGKSKNEEETAEPIPDSGNEEKAWLDLLSNGGNILVLCEYGSLDKRRKFTKLLLPLAKVVECPVLKRDDMLRTVQDFFTAHQLKADYGLLEYLVNLAGSQVGIAEQEVEKLSLLFSPAKAILLKDALPYLAASAEINVFELMDLITAKQGGKAMDLLSEMLRRGEDPVRLLALVRYQLRQIVRVKEWQRQKIDENQMAEALGVRPFAIKRISSGASKFRREDLYQLLAEVVEKEEAVLTGKLEKQIALEILVGSFLAKIH; translated from the coding sequence ATGGACTGGAGACAATTAAAGAACGAATTAAAACAAGGAAAAATTGCTGATTTATATCTGATTTATGGGGAAGATTATTGGCAGGTCCAGCGCTGCAAACAGATGTTATCTGCATTGGTGCCAAAAGAAGAACAAGAATATAATTTGGTTACGCTGAATGGCAGTGATCTGCACCTGCCTGAATTGGAAGAACAACTTCAGGTCAGTTTGCTGGGAGGCCGGAAGCTTGTTTTTATTGAAAATTTCCGTTTATTAAAAGGGAAAAGTAAAAACGAAGAAGAAACTGCCGAACCGATCCCGGACAGCGGGAATGAAGAAAAAGCCTGGTTGGATCTGCTGAGCAATGGCGGCAATATTTTGGTACTTTGCGAATATGGCAGTCTTGATAAAAGAAGAAAATTCACGAAGCTGCTGCTTCCCTTGGCAAAAGTTGTGGAATGCCCGGTTTTAAAACGGGATGATATGCTGCGTACCGTGCAGGATTTTTTTACTGCCCATCAATTAAAAGCCGATTATGGTTTACTGGAATATCTGGTCAATTTAGCCGGCAGCCAAGTCGGCATTGCCGAGCAGGAAGTGGAGAAACTGTCGCTGCTTTTTTCACCGGCTAAAGCGATTTTATTGAAAGATGCCCTGCCTTATTTGGCCGCCTCTGCGGAAATCAATGTCTTTGAGTTAATGGATTTAATAACCGCCAAACAAGGCGGCAAAGCCATGGATTTGTTGAGTGAAATGCTGCGCCGCGGAGAAGATCCGGTTAGATTATTGGCGCTGGTGCGCTATCAGTTGCGGCAAATCGTGCGGGTAAAAGAATGGCAGCGGCAGAAAATCGATGAAAATCAGATGGCGGAAGCGTTGGGAGTCAGACCTTTCGCTATCAAGCGAATCTCTTCTGGCGCCTCGAAATTCCGGCGGGAAGATCTCTACCAGCTTTTAGCGGAAGTGGTGGAAAAAGAAGAAGCGGTATTGACCGGTAAACTGGAAAAACAAATCGCTTTGGAAATATTGGTTGGTTCTTTTCTAGCCAAAATTCATTAA
- a CDS encoding DNA internalization-related competence protein ComEC/Rec2, whose protein sequence is MQQTVVFWLGVGFAGGILLQGCAWGPAWLPLAVIGFCLLLAWRLLRRTRRMLPLVAALALLGGFCFTTVRAARLPAMLDESWQDETVRISGCVDGFPLQDAEGAWQLSLNDLTIIHNRKSEAIPGRLQVYFEAGILLQPAPGDLLQAEGKLSVSSGRYNFGDPDWQLQNHRRGMIGRIYVSKTGFSSLQPTEQVSLIRSIWQIRHSIYRQMTEIQANGRSYLQPEQAAFLLGLTIGVTDELPEEWYDSFQVAGLLHLLAVSGGNVVIFLAGIRWLLRRLPLPLNLEYCFSMLAVIFFMLLTGLEDSVLRAGTMIILALLARLILRRTQWPSLLALTALLLCLQNPFILYEAGFQLSFAAVAGILLWSARFAQFLQLQLHLPNSIALTLAVTLAAQTAVLPLSIQLFNQISLIAPLSNLVFAVFILPAPFLVLLLVCLTPLGPAAAAWAYAATHLYIGVLVKIGGFFAGLPFAAYNIATPGWPAVAFSYAVLLLLSAWPFNNGKISRKAVAAAALTAVMLWIWHPWPYAMEMVMLDVGQGEALFFRFSDGHTMLIDGGGSASGESSVGKKAVVPFLRRQGIQQLDVVLLTHAHGDHYQGLIQVNQVFPFRLFLHALPENAVLPQDLQQWLSRAQAEQQIGLAKGDRIRIAKECEIEVKLCGVNQDGGNEDSVVLRLQYGETVIWLTGDIEAAAEQQLLATVTAEKAAVVLKVAHHGGTGSSSAQLLAAWQPDIAVISAGRNNSYGHPAEETVNRLAKAAAAVYATNQVGAIRLRSDGRQWTVTACLARE, encoded by the coding sequence ATGCAGCAGACAGTTGTTTTTTGGCTTGGTGTCGGGTTTGCCGGTGGTATTCTTCTGCAAGGCTGTGCCTGGGGACCGGCTTGGCTGCCACTGGCAGTGATTGGGTTTTGCTTGCTGCTCGCCTGGCGGTTGCTGCGGCGCACCCGGCGGATGCTGCCGCTAGTCGCAGCGCTTGCTTTGCTCGGCGGTTTCTGCTTTACTACGGTGCGCGCAGCCAGGCTGCCTGCTATGCTGGATGAATCCTGGCAAGACGAAACCGTCCGGATCAGCGGCTGTGTCGACGGATTTCCGCTGCAGGATGCCGAAGGCGCCTGGCAACTGAGCCTGAATGACCTAACCATCATTCATAATCGAAAAAGTGAGGCGATACCGGGCAGATTACAGGTCTATTTTGAAGCGGGCATCCTGCTGCAGCCGGCGCCCGGGGATCTCCTGCAAGCGGAAGGCAAGTTGTCCGTCAGCAGCGGTCGGTACAATTTCGGTGATCCCGACTGGCAGCTGCAAAACCACAGACGCGGTATGATTGGCAGAATTTATGTCAGTAAAACGGGGTTTAGCTCGTTGCAGCCGACAGAACAGGTTTCTTTGATCCGTTCGATCTGGCAGATTCGCCACAGTATTTACCGGCAAATGACCGAAATCCAAGCCAACGGCCGCAGCTATCTGCAGCCGGAGCAGGCTGCTTTCTTGCTGGGTTTGACCATCGGTGTGACAGACGAATTACCGGAAGAATGGTATGATTCCTTTCAAGTGGCTGGATTATTGCATTTACTGGCTGTGTCGGGTGGCAATGTCGTCATCTTTTTAGCCGGGATTCGCTGGTTGCTGCGTCGGCTGCCGCTCCCGTTGAACCTGGAATATTGCTTTTCCATGTTGGCTGTCATTTTTTTTATGCTGCTGACCGGTTTGGAAGATTCTGTGTTAAGGGCGGGAACGATGATCATTCTCGCCTTGCTGGCCAGACTGATCCTGCGCAGAACGCAATGGCCTTCCCTGTTGGCGCTCACCGCTTTGCTGCTTTGTCTGCAAAACCCGTTTATTCTTTATGAAGCGGGATTTCAATTATCTTTTGCGGCGGTAGCCGGCATCTTGCTTTGGTCCGCCCGTTTTGCTCAATTTTTACAGTTGCAGTTGCACTTGCCAAATTCGATCGCCCTAACGCTGGCCGTGACATTGGCGGCGCAGACGGCGGTGTTACCGCTGAGTATTCAATTATTCAATCAGATTTCTTTGATTGCTCCGCTCAGTAACTTGGTTTTTGCTGTGTTCATTCTGCCGGCTCCCTTTTTAGTCTTGCTGTTGGTTTGTCTGACTCCCCTGGGACCGGCTGCTGCGGCCTGGGCATATGCCGCCACTCACCTTTATATTGGAGTGTTGGTCAAAATCGGTGGTTTTTTTGCCGGATTGCCCTTTGCCGCTTATAATATTGCCACACCCGGCTGGCCTGCTGTGGCATTCAGTTATGCTGTTTTATTGCTGCTCAGCGCCTGGCCTTTTAACAACGGTAAAATCAGCAGGAAAGCAGTTGCCGCTGCGGCTCTCACAGCGGTAATGCTCTGGATTTGGCACCCATGGCCGTATGCGATGGAAATGGTGATGCTTGATGTTGGTCAGGGAGAAGCGCTCTTTTTTCGTTTCTCCGATGGACATACAATGCTGATTGATGGCGGCGGTTCTGCCAGTGGTGAAAGCAGCGTAGGAAAAAAAGCAGTGGTGCCATTCCTGCGCCGTCAGGGTATCCAGCAATTGGATGTTGTGCTGCTGACCCATGCGCATGGCGATCACTATCAGGGATTGATCCAGGTCAATCAGGTATTTCCCTTTCGCTTGTTTTTGCATGCTCTGCCCGAGAACGCTGTATTGCCGCAGGACTTGCAGCAATGGCTGAGTAGGGCTCAGGCGGAGCAACAGATTGGTCTCGCCAAGGGGGATCGGATTCGCATTGCCAAAGAGTGTGAGATCGAAGTCAAACTCTGTGGTGTGAATCAGGATGGCGGTAACGAGGATTCGGTTGTGCTGCGTCTGCAATATGGCGAGACGGTGATCTGGCTGACCGGCGATATCGAGGCAGCCGCCGAGCAGCAATTGCTGGCAACCGTAACAGCAGAAAAAGCTGCAGTCGTGTTGAAAGTTGCCCATCACGGTGGCACCGGTTCCAGTTCCGCTCAGCTGCTGGCTGCCTGGCAGCCGGATATTGCAGTCATTTCAGCCGGACGTAACAACAGCTATGGTCATCCGGCAGAGGAAACCGTTAATCGCTTAGCCAAAGCGGCGGCGGCAGTTTATGCTACGAATCAGGTCGGTGCGATTCGGTTGCGCAGCGACGGCAGACAGTGGACCGTGACTGCCTGTCTTGCAAGAGAATGA
- a CDS encoding helix-hairpin-helix domain-containing protein — MNKLSLRQGMFLGLLGGLIISAAGLRWWNAAAIQPAVIQNLAENDVGAQKERNELTPADRQSVQKEEAGEIVVHLAGAVRQPGLLRLTGGSRLGEAILLAGGETEAADLDQINLAAILQDGQRYYIPSVGETAAEDADARQTTSDGKVNLNLADAETLATLPQIGEVRAQAIIAYREKNGNFQKIEDIMQVAGIGNGIYAAIAAFITVQ; from the coding sequence ATGAATAAATTATCGTTACGGCAAGGGATGTTCCTGGGTCTGCTTGGCGGCCTTATCATCTCAGCCGCCGGTCTCCGCTGGTGGAATGCGGCTGCGATACAACCTGCTGTCATACAAAATCTTGCGGAGAATGATGTCGGAGCGCAGAAGGAAAGGAACGAGCTAACTCCCGCCGACAGGCAGAGTGTTCAGAAGGAAGAAGCAGGCGAAATTGTGGTGCATCTGGCCGGCGCGGTCAGACAGCCCGGTTTGCTGCGGCTGACCGGGGGCAGCCGTTTGGGTGAAGCCATTCTGCTGGCCGGAGGTGAAACCGAGGCGGCGGATTTGGATCAGATCAATCTCGCTGCCATTTTGCAAGACGGTCAGCGTTATTATATTCCCTCTGTCGGAGAAACAGCGGCAGAAGACGCAGACGCCAGGCAGACCACTTCGGACGGCAAGGTGAATCTCAATCTGGCGGATGCCGAAACGCTGGCAACTTTGCCGCAAATCGGCGAGGTGCGTGCGCAGGCGATTATTGCTTATCGGGAAAAGAACGGCAATTTTCAAAAAATAGAGGACATTATGCAAGTTGCCGGCATTGGGAACGGAATCTATGCTGCCATTGCAGCATTCATCACGGTGCAATGA
- a CDS encoding GNAT family N-acetyltransferase gives MLQLVTDRLILKDIDLPDIEDYVRWYTTETEWMAWDAPWELDEPLDTKALTELYQKRLRLPLTARRTRFELYLPDNRHIGWVSSYLMENGKPAIGIDIPLPEDRKQGLGTLAYLMLIHYFLSNGIKEIYSQTWSGNLAMIALAEKIGFYECERLVGRRKVGGSSYDALTFRLDASAFLQKYSQYPILLYQTDLNGITAEQLNGFCVGWQQPLSGEELMKILQNSYRFVLALEFHTKKPVGLVNALSDGVRFAFLPLLEVLPEMQHHGIGSRLMQSMLDQLRQMSSIDLICDEALQSYYERFSMHRGHAMLIRKQ, from the coding sequence ATGCTGCAACTAGTCACAGATCGGTTGATTCTGAAAGATATTGATTTGCCGGATATTGAGGATTATGTCCGGTGGTATACGACCGAGACTGAATGGATGGCCTGGGATGCTCCCTGGGAGTTGGATGAACCATTGGATACAAAAGCTCTGACCGAATTGTATCAAAAAAGGCTTCGACTGCCGCTGACGGCGCGGCGAACCCGTTTCGAACTCTACTTGCCGGATAACAGGCACATCGGCTGGGTCAGCTCCTATCTGATGGAAAATGGCAAACCGGCGATCGGCATCGATATCCCGCTGCCGGAGGATCGCAAACAGGGGCTGGGTACGCTTGCTTATCTGATGCTGATCCACTATTTTTTAAGTAACGGGATCAAGGAAATTTACAGCCAAACCTGGTCAGGTAATCTCGCGATGATTGCTTTGGCGGAGAAAATCGGCTTTTATGAATGCGAACGTCTGGTAGGCCGGCGTAAAGTTGGCGGCAGCAGTTATGATGCGTTGACTTTTCGGTTGGATGCCTCCGCCTTTCTGCAGAAATACAGTCAATATCCTATCCTGCTGTATCAAACCGATTTAAACGGCATCACAGCGGAGCAACTGAATGGATTTTGTGTGGGTTGGCAGCAACCGCTGAGCGGGGAAGAATTAATGAAAATTCTGCAAAATAGTTATCGTTTCGTTCTGGCACTGGAATTTCACACCAAGAAACCGGTTGGTTTGGTCAATGCCTTATCCGATGGCGTCCGGTTTGCTTTTCTGCCGCTGTTGGAAGTGCTGCCGGAGATGCAGCACCACGGCATTGGCAGTCGTTTGATGCAAAGCATGCTGGACCAGCTTCGCCAGATGTCTTCCATCGATCTCATTTGCGACGAAGCATTACAAAGTTATTATGAGCGATTTTCTATGCACCGCGGTCACGCCATGCTGATTCGCAAGCAGTAA
- a CDS encoding DUF1858 domain-containing protein: protein MMITKEIGIVELVEKYPAAAMILMQAGMGCLGCAASQFETLEQGCAAHGIDVDALVNTLNEELVSVK, encoded by the coding sequence ATGATGATTACGAAAGAAATCGGTATTGTGGAATTGGTAGAAAAATATCCTGCCGCCGCTATGATTTTAATGCAAGCCGGGATGGGCTGCCTGGGCTGTGCTGCTTCTCAGTTTGAAACATTGGAACAAGGCTGCGCTGCGCACGGTATCGACGTTGACGCCTTAGTAAATACCCTGAACGAAGAATTGGTCTCAGTGAAATAA
- a CDS encoding alpha/beta hydrolase, with protein sequence MNGTIETMQINDIPCFVYLPAGSGPGKKYAAVYAVSGGESVAEFTEIMQLVEAAVAEGICQPSLVVTFADAKNQFDFSPWPAAAVFKSEAAFPGKAALTLDWLLTVLKVKVEQSYPVWTDPEHNAILGYSLAGLMAFWALYQTDAFAAAACCSGSLWYEGFLDYMKTHTIRANARLYLSLGRGEEKARSPRLAAVGEATRQAAQMLAADPRIKETVLQWHEGGHFKEIPNRLAQGLIWLGKREQEEKHQ encoded by the coding sequence ATGAACGGTACGATCGAAACGATGCAAATCAACGATATTCCCTGTTTTGTCTATCTTCCTGCCGGCAGCGGGCCGGGTAAAAAATATGCGGCAGTCTATGCTGTTTCGGGTGGAGAATCGGTCGCGGAATTTACGGAGATCATGCAGCTTGTAGAAGCCGCTGTGGCTGAAGGAATTTGCCAACCTTCTCTGGTGGTGACATTTGCCGATGCAAAGAATCAGTTTGACTTTTCACCCTGGCCGGCCGCGGCTGTTTTTAAGTCGGAAGCTGCCTTCCCCGGCAAAGCGGCTCTGACGCTAGATTGGCTGCTGACTGTTTTAAAAGTCAAAGTGGAGCAATCTTATCCCGTCTGGACAGATCCGGAGCATAATGCAATTCTGGGTTATTCGCTGGCCGGTTTGATGGCTTTTTGGGCTTTGTATCAAACCGATGCTTTTGCAGCCGCCGCCTGCTGTTCCGGATCCCTCTGGTATGAAGGCTTTCTGGATTATATGAAAACCCATACCATCAGAGCAAATGCGCGGCTTTACTTGAGTTTGGGACGCGGCGAAGAAAAAGCCCGCAGTCCGCGCTTGGCTGCTGTAGGGGAAGCAACCCGTCAGGCAGCGCAAATGCTGGCAGCGGACCCCAGAATCAAAGAAACGGTACTGCAATGGCACGAAGGCGGGCATTTTAAGGAAATTCCCAATCGCTTGGCGCAGGGTTTGATCTGGCTGGGCAAAAGAGAGCAGGAAGAAAAACATCAATGA